The DNA segment AAATCTTTCAGACAAATCATTAGGTAACATCTAAAACTAAAACTTCAGACATGGTTCGCATCCTTTATTAAGCCATGCCAACGAATGTAACTAAATGCTTTCACTAACCTTGAACAACACACCATTCTCCATTTTTGCATGTAACTGGGAAGGAATAAATAAGCCCAGCTGGGACATTGTATGACCCATCAGAGTAAACACCCATAGAAACCCAAGTTCCCTGCAACATTTGGTTagagaaagaaatgagacaaGCACTACTTTCGATTTAAACCTACCAAATATCTGCACAaataattcctttattttatataCAACAAGGCCCCAAAGTTAAAAACTCTACCTCTGGAGTTCCAAGAACCCAATCACGTATGTGATCACAAGCAGAACTAGCAGCGGAAAGGGCACTAGAAAGCTTTCTAGCCTTAATAATGGCAGCACCCCTCTGCTGTACAGTAGAAATGAACTCACCATTCAACCTAAATAAAAGGAATACAATTATCAGTTAAAACGCAAGCAGGGAAAAAGAAAGTGCTAATCAGTTCACAACCAGTCACTGATTGATTATACCATGCATCATCAGCCACAAGTTCACGGACTGGCTTATCTCCAGCTGGTGTTGCAACTGTTGCATGGTTGACATCTGGGTACTGTGATGATGAGTGGTTTCCCCAAATGATGACATTTTTAACATCGCTCACTTGAACATTCAGTCTCTCTGAGATTTGACCTAGGGCCCTGTTATGGTCCAACCTTGTGAGACAGGTAATGTTCTTCTCAGGAATGGATGGTGCATATTCTTTCAAGATCAATGCATTTGTATTGGCAGGGTTAGCAACGACCAACACCTGGAAGAGACAAAAAGGCAAAACTTTTAATACCTCAAACGGAATGAAGTTGCATAACATACTCACATGGAAATCCTGAAACAAGTTATCAATACATCCATTGACACAAACAGAAGGCAATAAAAACAGTCATTTTGTAGCAGAATGAACTTATGCAAGTAACACAGAAGATGAAAATCACAAGCATGTTCCATACATATTGTGATTATTTGCTCGGAAACTTTGATCAACGACACAAGACATTAAGTTGACAATAAGCATCGCGAAACTACTGTCACTGACTTAGGATATCTATTCAGCTAATTTTCTGAAACTTTCATCAACAACATAAGACATCAAGTTGACAATAAGCACCACGTAACTATTCTCACTTAGGTGATCTATTCAGCCAATTGATCAATTACCTCCACAGTCAAATAGAAGAATAATCTTATCCAGTAGCTAGAAATATATCATGCAATGCTGAACACTAGGTGCAATTTATAAGATAGAAAAGTTAACATACAAGACAATCTAAACACAGATCTATATACTTTACCCGACCTTGCAGTTGGGAGCTGCATGCTTCTCCAGAGCAGAAGCCTGGGACTTGTAAATAGAAACATTCTTGGACATCACATCTTTTCTCTCCATGCCTTCTTTCCTGGGGAAACCTCCAACCATGACGGCAACATTGACACCAGTGCATGCTTCAACAGCATCAGTTGTGGCAACAACACCTGCCACATACATAGCAAAACATACCATTTAGCCCATGTTTATTTCCGACAAGTAATAAAACGGCAAAGCATTAAAGTTACACGAAGCAAGGGTACCAACCCTTAAGAAGAGGGAAGGCAGCATCCACTAATTCCATCTTCACTCCATTCAATGCCTCTGCGGCAGGTGGAATATCCAACATGTGGAGAATTACAGGCTGATCTGCACCCAACATCACTCCCCTGGCAATCATTGGCACCAAAGCATATCCAATTTGTCCTAGAAAACAGAAACAAACATTATCCCGTTAACACAACATTCCAATTTACTCCCAATTTTAAAACCaataaaaacttcaaaaaaaaaatccaactttAGAAAAAAGTCTTAAAT comes from the Nicotiana tabacum cultivar K326 chromosome 14, ASM71507v2, whole genome shotgun sequence genome and includes:
- the LOC107810010 gene encoding malate dehydrogenase-like, which gives rise to MAKDPVRVLVTGAAGQIGYALVPMIARGVMLGADQPVILHMLDIPPAAEALNGVKMELVDAAFPLLKGVVATTDAVEACTGVNVAVMVGGFPRKEGMERKDVMSKNVSIYKSQASALEKHAAPNCKVLVVANPANTNALILKEYAPSIPEKNITCLTRLDHNRALGQISERLNVQVSDVKNVIIWGNHSSSQYPDVNHATVATPAGDKPVRELVADDAWLNGEFISTVQQRGAAIIKARKLSSALSAASSACDHIRDWVLGTPEGTWVSMGVYSDGSYNVPAGLIYSFPVTCKNGEWCVVQGLPIDEFSRKKLDATAEELSEEKALAYSCLT